Proteins from a single region of Diaphorobacter limosus:
- a CDS encoding peptide chain release factor 3 — protein sequence MSYASETRRRRTFAIISHPDAGKTTLTEKLLLFSGAIQIAGAVKGRKASRHATSDWMEIEKQRGISVASSVMQMSYRDHVINLLDTPGHKDFSEDTYRVLTAVDSALMVIDAANGVEAQTRRLIEVCRQRDTPIITFVNKMDREVRDPLDILDEVERELGMPCCPMTWPVGQGKSFGGIIDLRTQSMTVFQAGSEKRPEDFEVIPLSDVATLRARFGKAYDDAIESMELAVGASIAWDHQEFLAARLTPVFFGSGVNNFGVQEVLNAVVDMSPPPGERIAYVEVNRQREQVTVHPADKGFSGVVFKVQANMDANHRDRIAFVRVASGKYQPGMKMKVQRTGKELRPTSVVTFMSQRREAVDEAYAGDIIGFTIHGGVQLGDSITDGPNLQFTGLPFFAPELFMTVVLKNPLRTKQLQQGLMQLGEEGAIQVFKPDAGGNMLLGAVGQLQFEVVQHRLKTEYDCDVRLEGCQYTGARWITADTPAELREFEAAYPLRMAHDAADTLAYLCTSPYDVRLAQERFPKIHFHPLREHAGLELQAS from the coding sequence TCGCGCCACGCTACATCTGACTGGATGGAGATCGAGAAGCAGCGCGGCATCTCGGTGGCGTCTTCGGTGATGCAGATGAGCTACCGCGATCACGTCATCAACCTGCTGGACACACCCGGCCACAAGGACTTCAGTGAGGACACCTACCGCGTGCTCACCGCGGTTGACTCGGCGCTGATGGTGATCGACGCCGCCAACGGCGTGGAGGCGCAGACGCGCCGCCTGATCGAGGTCTGCCGCCAGAGGGACACGCCCATCATCACCTTCGTCAACAAGATGGACCGCGAGGTACGCGACCCGCTCGACATCCTCGACGAGGTCGAGCGCGAGCTGGGCATGCCCTGCTGCCCCATGACCTGGCCGGTGGGCCAGGGCAAGAGCTTCGGCGGCATCATCGACCTGCGCACGCAGAGCATGACGGTGTTCCAGGCCGGCAGCGAGAAGCGCCCGGAGGACTTCGAGGTCATCCCCCTGAGCGACGTCGCCACGCTGCGCGCGCGCTTTGGCAAGGCCTACGACGATGCCATCGAAAGCATGGAGCTGGCCGTCGGCGCGTCCATCGCCTGGGATCACCAGGAATTTCTGGCCGCGCGCCTGACGCCCGTGTTCTTCGGCTCTGGCGTGAACAACTTCGGCGTGCAGGAGGTGCTCAATGCCGTCGTGGACATGTCGCCGCCGCCGGGCGAGCGCATCGCCTACGTCGAGGTCAATCGCCAGCGCGAGCAGGTCACCGTACACCCGGCGGACAAAGGCTTTAGCGGCGTGGTCTTCAAGGTGCAGGCCAACATGGACGCCAACCACCGCGACCGCATCGCCTTCGTGCGCGTGGCCAGCGGCAAATACCAGCCGGGCATGAAAATGAAGGTGCAGCGCACCGGCAAGGAGCTGCGCCCGACCAGCGTCGTCACCTTCATGAGCCAGCGCCGCGAGGCGGTCGACGAGGCCTATGCCGGCGACATCATCGGCTTCACCATCCACGGCGGCGTGCAGCTGGGCGACAGCATCACCGACGGGCCGAATTTACAGTTCACCGGCCTGCCCTTCTTCGCGCCCGAGCTGTTCATGACCGTGGTGCTGAAGAACCCGCTGCGCACCAAGCAGCTGCAGCAGGGCCTGATGCAGCTGGGCGAGGAAGGCGCGATCCAGGTCTTCAAGCCGGATGCGGGCGGCAACATGCTGCTGGGCGCCGTCGGCCAGCTGCAGTTTGAAGTGGTGCAGCACCGCCTGAAAACCGAGTACGACTGCGACGTGCGCCTGGAAGGCTGCCAGTACACCGGCGCGCGCTGGATCACCGCCGACACGCCGGCTGAGCTGCGCGAATTTGAAGCCGCCTACCCGCTGCGCATGGCGCACGATGCTGCCGACACCCTGGCCTATCTGTGCACCAGCCCATATGACGTGCGGCTGGCGCAGGAGCGGTTTCCGAAGATCCATTTCCATCCGTTGCGGGAGCATGCGGGGTTGGAATTGCAGGCAAGTTGA